One part of the Aurantibacillus circumpalustris genome encodes these proteins:
- a CDS encoding methyltransferase, whose amino-acid sequence MISKLDEKYWSDRYRNNDFGWDTGAITNPLKKYFDQLSNKEISILIPGAGNAYEAEYLVNNGFTNVYVCDLSEEPLKNLKKRCPAFKNENLLLLDFFKLRQSPFEQSALTFDLIVEQTFFCALNPSLRKKYFEKMSTLLNPGGRLVGVLFDDVLNKDHPPFGGNKEEYLAYIDSSFKIKTFEKCYNSIKPRENRELFINLVRTV is encoded by the coding sequence GTGATTAGCAAATTAGACGAAAAATATTGGAGTGATAGGTACCGAAACAATGATTTTGGCTGGGATACAGGAGCCATCACAAATCCCTTAAAAAAATACTTCGATCAACTTTCAAACAAAGAAATTTCAATATTGATTCCAGGTGCTGGAAATGCTTATGAAGCAGAATACCTAGTAAATAATGGTTTTACCAACGTGTATGTCTGCGATTTATCTGAAGAACCTTTGAAAAATTTAAAGAAAAGATGTCCCGCTTTTAAAAACGAGAATTTATTATTACTCGATTTTTTTAAACTGAGACAAAGTCCGTTTGAGCAATCAGCCCTGACTTTCGACCTCATTGTAGAACAAACCTTTTTTTGCGCATTAAACCCTTCTCTTCGTAAAAAATATTTTGAAAAGATGTCCACTTTATTAAACCCTGGTGGAAGACTTGTCGGTGTTTTATTTGATGACGTTTTAAATAAAGACCATCCACCTTTTGGTGGAAATAAAGAAGAGTATCTTGCTTACATTGATTCTTCATTTAAAATAAAAACCTTTGAGAAGTGCTATAATTCCATTAAGCCAAGGGAAAACAGGGAGTTATTTATTAATTTAGTTAGAACAGTGTAA
- a CDS encoding hemolysin family protein, with amino-acid sequence MSGDLFITFLLILINGFFVAAEFALVKVRASQLDVKAQAGSSRAKLAKTLLEKLDAYLSATQLGITLASLALGAVGEQTISAIVQNTFANFGYELSEAAKHSVSLPIALTLLTFFHVTIGEQIPKMIGIKYCLEAALFIAWPLRIFYFICSPFIWFLNQTSNIVLRVIGVKKVGEEDFHSEEELRLILTESEEGGAIKPSENELIQNVFDFDDRIVKQVMVPENRVVAIDVELGRNEVTKRVIEEGFSRLPIYLGDIDNIVGIVHSKDLLKALIDNKFKNLKEIMRPVHFIPESMKINELLRDFQKHHYQMAIVTNEFGSTAGLVTMEDIIEELVGEIQDEHDDEMPTVEKKSENEYIVNAQAAIQDVNQALPIALPVNPQYETVSGYVNFIFGRIPAINDKRIKDGYEITVLKRSRQTVESIRLKVSTGD; translated from the coding sequence ATGAGCGGCGATCTTTTTATTACTTTTTTACTTATTCTTATTAATGGTTTTTTTGTGGCCGCAGAGTTTGCTTTAGTGAAAGTACGCGCCTCCCAATTAGACGTAAAAGCACAAGCTGGAAGCAGCAGAGCTAAACTTGCTAAAACACTCCTTGAAAAACTCGATGCATACTTGTCGGCAACACAATTGGGAATTACGTTGGCCTCTTTAGCACTTGGTGCTGTGGGAGAACAAACAATTTCAGCAATTGTACAAAATACTTTTGCTAATTTCGGGTATGAATTAAGTGAAGCTGCAAAACACAGTGTTTCACTACCTATAGCGCTAACACTATTAACTTTCTTTCATGTGACTATTGGAGAACAAATTCCTAAAATGATAGGTATCAAATACTGCCTGGAAGCCGCATTGTTTATTGCTTGGCCTTTAAGAATATTTTATTTTATCTGTTCACCTTTTATCTGGTTCTTAAATCAAACCTCAAACATTGTTCTAAGAGTAATTGGTGTAAAAAAAGTAGGTGAAGAAGATTTTCACTCGGAAGAAGAGTTACGATTAATACTGACCGAAAGTGAAGAAGGTGGTGCCATTAAGCCAAGCGAAAATGAATTAATTCAAAATGTTTTTGACTTTGATGATCGTATTGTAAAACAGGTAATGGTTCCTGAAAATAGAGTAGTGGCCATTGATGTAGAGCTTGGTAGAAATGAAGTTACTAAACGTGTTATTGAAGAGGGCTTTTCGAGGTTGCCAATTTATTTAGGAGACATCGACAACATTGTAGGAATCGTACATAGTAAAGATTTATTAAAAGCCCTTATTGATAATAAATTCAAAAACTTAAAAGAAATCATGCGTCCTGTGCACTTCATTCCGGAGAGCATGAAAATTAATGAGCTGTTAAGAGATTTTCAAAAACACCATTACCAAATGGCCATCGTTACCAATGAGTTTGGATCTACAGCAGGTCTTGTTACCATGGAAGATATTATTGAAGAATTGGTTGGTGAAATTCAAGATGAGCACGATGATGAAATGCCAACTGTTGAGAAAAAAAGTGAGAATGAATACATCGTTAATGCACAAGCTGCTATACAAGATGTGAATCAAGCTTTACCAATTGCTCTTCCTGTAAATCCTCAATACGAGACAGTTTCGGGCTATGTCAATTTTATTTTTGGAAGAATTCCCGCAATTAACGACAAACGAATTAAAGACGGGTATGAAATAACAGTCTTGAAACGTAGTCGCCAAACTGTAGAATCTATTCGTTTAAAAGTTTCTACCGGTGATTAG
- a CDS encoding aspartate aminotransferase family protein, producing the protein MNQRELFLRHVAQTSDLPLLGVDVNIQSANGSILKDVNGKEYIDLISGISVSNIGHCHPKVISAINEQSQKYMHLMVYGEFNQSPQVKYATALSKLLPEQLSTVYFTTSGSEAVEGALKLAKRVTGRTELISFRNAYHGSSHGALSVMGDEYFKSSFRPLLPDVKVLEFNNIKALESITSRTAAVIVEPIQGEAGIRKANHEFLKTLREKCTELCVILIFDEIQCGFGRTGTLFAFEQFDVVPDVLLIAKGMGGGLPIGAFISSPSLMSTLTNNPVLGHINTFGGNAVCVAAAQATIEVIVEEKLFLRAKEIEDLVLKNLQHPLIKEIRMHGALGAIDFGNETVNFKVIKGCIENGVISDWFLFCSTAMRIAPPLTITDKELLTALETLKKVLDAVS; encoded by the coding sequence ATGAACCAACGCGAATTATTTTTAAGACATGTTGCGCAGACCTCAGATCTGCCTCTTCTTGGCGTTGATGTGAATATTCAAAGTGCAAATGGTTCTATTTTAAAGGATGTAAATGGAAAAGAATATATTGATCTTATAAGTGGTATTTCTGTCAGTAATATAGGACACTGTCACCCAAAAGTTATTTCTGCAATTAACGAGCAATCACAAAAATACATGCATCTTATGGTGTATGGAGAGTTTAATCAAAGTCCACAAGTTAAATATGCCACGGCGCTAAGTAAATTATTACCAGAACAATTAAGTACCGTTTATTTCACTACGAGTGGAAGTGAAGCAGTGGAAGGAGCTTTAAAGCTTGCTAAACGTGTTACAGGAAGAACAGAATTGATTTCTTTTAGAAATGCTTATCACGGAAGTTCGCATGGTGCTCTGAGTGTAATGGGCGACGAATATTTTAAATCCAGTTTTCGTCCTTTATTACCTGATGTTAAAGTATTAGAGTTTAATAATATAAAAGCATTAGAAAGTATTACTTCAAGAACTGCGGCAGTTATTGTAGAGCCAATTCAAGGTGAAGCCGGAATTAGAAAAGCTAATCATGAATTTTTAAAAACGCTTAGGGAAAAGTGTACAGAATTATGTGTGATTTTAATTTTTGATGAAATTCAGTGTGGTTTCGGTAGAACCGGGACTTTATTTGCTTTTGAACAATTCGACGTTGTGCCTGATGTGTTGCTTATTGCAAAAGGTATGGGCGGCGGTTTACCCATTGGTGCTTTTATTTCCTCACCTTCATTAATGTCCACTCTCACCAATAATCCGGTTCTTGGGCATATTAATACTTTTGGTGGAAACGCTGTTTGTGTTGCTGCTGCTCAAGCTACCATTGAAGTAATTGTGGAAGAAAAACTATTTTTACGCGCAAAAGAAATTGAAGACCTTGTACTTAAAAACCTTCAACATCCTCTTATAAAGGAAATCCGAATGCATGGAGCCCTTGGAGCAATCGATTTTGGCAACGAAACCGTTAATTTTAAAGTGATTAAAGGCTGTATAGAAAATGGTGTAATTTCAGACTGGTTTTTGTTTTGTTCCACAGCAATGAGAATAGCACCACCTCTTACAATTACTGATAAAGAGTTATTGACAGCCCTTGAAACCTTAAAAAAGGTTTTAGATGCAGTTAGTTAA
- the rplS gene encoding 50S ribosomal protein L19, which yields MGLLLDYVKTQLTADHKHPSFKAGDTITVSYKIKEGDKERIQQFNGVVIQRKNERATASFTVRKMSNGIGVERIFPIASPFIDKIVVNKVGIVRRAKLFYLRDRTGKAARIREKIQNNNDKKA from the coding sequence AGCTTACTGCTGATCACAAACATCCTTCTTTCAAAGCAGGAGACACAATTACAGTTTCATACAAAATTAAAGAGGGAGACAAAGAACGTATCCAGCAATTTAATGGTGTTGTTATTCAACGTAAAAACGAAAGAGCTACTGCTTCTTTTACTGTACGTAAAATGAGTAATGGTATCGGTGTTGAGCGTATTTTCCCAATCGCTTCTCCATTTATTGATAAAATCGTTGTTAATAAAGTTGGTATCGTTCGTCGTGCCAAATTATTTTATTTACGCGATCGTACTGGTAAAGCGGCTCGTATCCGTGAGAAAATCCAGAATAACAACGATAAAAAGGCATAA